In Candidatus Vicinibacter proximus, the following are encoded in one genomic region:
- a CDS encoding DUF1295 domain-containing protein — protein sequence MIKTIVILILTIIVVPFISYRFGTPLSPLQHEILWNCIYIFLFTALACFTLSELTGNCSQVDKIWSIIPIVYAWYIAYAGAWSDRMILMAILVSIWGIRLTYNFSRRGAYSWKFWDGEEDYRWAVLRKKPELSGKLKWTLFNLFFISLYQNGLILLFTLPILVTVNEGASPLGITDYVLALLFIGFVVLETIADQQQWNFQNEKHRQIKLTGIAEGIFSKGFTHTGLWKYMRHPNYFAEQAIWICFYLLGANATGEWVNWSVAGCMLLLVLFQGSSDFSEAISAEKYPEYAAYQKNTGRFLPKLIGKSVEGK from the coding sequence ATGATCAAAACCATTGTCATTCTCATCCTTACGATAATCGTTGTTCCATTTATTTCTTATAGATTTGGTACACCATTAAGTCCTTTGCAACATGAAATTTTGTGGAATTGCATATATATATTTTTGTTTACAGCACTTGCTTGTTTCACTTTGAGTGAGCTCACAGGCAACTGTAGTCAGGTAGATAAAATATGGAGCATAATCCCAATAGTTTATGCCTGGTACATCGCCTATGCAGGAGCTTGGAGTGATCGCATGATTCTTATGGCCATATTAGTCAGTATCTGGGGTATCAGACTAACCTATAATTTTTCACGGCGAGGAGCTTACAGTTGGAAATTCTGGGATGGAGAGGAAGATTATCGTTGGGCGGTCTTGAGAAAAAAACCGGAGCTTTCCGGAAAATTAAAATGGACCTTGTTTAACTTATTTTTTATTTCATTGTATCAGAATGGCTTAATACTTCTTTTTACACTGCCGATTTTGGTGACCGTAAATGAAGGAGCCAGTCCTCTTGGCATTACAGATTATGTTTTGGCTTTACTGTTTATTGGTTTTGTGGTTTTAGAAACCATTGCGGATCAACAACAATGGAATTTTCAAAATGAAAAACATCGCCAAATTAAATTAACCGGAATAGCTGAAGGCATCTTTAGCAAAGGTTTTACCCATACCGGACTTTGGAAATACATGCGACATCCGAATTATTTTGCAGAACAGGCCATTTGGATTTGTTTCTATTTATTGGGGGCCAATGCAACTGGAGAATGGGTTAATTGGTCTGTTGCAGGATGTATGTTGTTGTTGGTGCTCTTTCAGGGAAGTTCCGATTTTAGTGAAGCCATTTCAGCTGAAAAATATCCTGAATATGCAGCATACCAAAAAAACACCGGGCGATTTCTGCCAAAATTGATCGGAAAATCCGTTGAAGGAAAATAA